GCGTTTTACCTCTTGGATGAGAGGGCCTGCCATTGGCTCCCCGACGTTCAGAACACCGTGAATAAATTCAATACCGTGTATTGCTCTGCCGTTCTCGATATACCCGATTTCCCTTTCCCCCTCGGTTATTGCGTTTTCAGGGCAGATACGAACACAGAGCCCGCAGCCATGGCAGAGTTCAGGAAATAGGAGTACATTCTTCGGGAGGGTTACAAGGGCGTTAAATTGGCAATGCTTACTGCATTCACCGCAGGAGGTGCATTTCTTCTGGTCGATTACAGGAACCATCACCTTTGCAGGTGTTTTTAAGTCCATCTCCGGCTTGAGGAAGATATGCCCGTTTGGCTCCTCCACATCACAGTCCAGGTATTGTACCTGCTGCTGGGAATAGGCGAGAAAATATGCCAGGTTTACCGCCACTGTGGTTTTTCCGGTTCCCCCCTTACCGCTTGCAAAGGCTATGTTCGTGTCTCT
This Pseudomonadota bacterium DNA region includes the following protein-coding sequences:
- a CDS encoding ATP-binding protein, with amino-acid sequence MRDTNIAFASGKGGTGKTTVAVNLAYFLAYSQQQVQYLDCDVEEPNGHIFLKPEMDLKTPAKVMVPVIDQKKCTSCGECSKHCQFNALVTLPKNVLLFPELCHGCGLCVRICPENAITEGEREIGYIENGRAIHGIEFIHGVLNVGEPMAGPLIQEVKRQYKKQYVRIIDAPPGTSCPVVKTIADADAVVMVTEPTPFGLHDLKIAVSVAKNLGKPIGVVINRQNGEFPPLVTYLLKNNLPVIMVLPEDREIARHYSMGNILLQTLPIYIDQFMELAVNIGRLLGETKCRW